The proteins below come from a single Notamacropus eugenii isolate mMacEug1 chromosome 7, mMacEug1.pri_v2, whole genome shotgun sequence genomic window:
- the LOC140513951 gene encoding saoe class I histocompatibility antigen, A alpha chain-like encodes MALPGQTGLLDVGLLFLRTKVPSLCALLWVRTLTLPETWAGPHSMRYFYTAVSSLGLGEPRFLSVGYVDDQQIVRFASCGAGPRMEPQSTWMKQKQEDPEYWEWNTRNLRAEAQVFRVGLENRGR; translated from the exons ATGGCGCTCCCAGGGCAAACAGGTCTCCTTGATGTTGGGCTCCTGTTCCTGCGGACCAAGGTGCCCTCTCTGTGCGCTCTCCTTTGGGTGAGGACTCTGACCCTACCGGAGACCTGGGCAG GCCCTCACTCCATGAGATATTTCTACACCGCCGTGTCCTCCCTCGGCCTGGGGGAGCCGCGGTTCCTCTCCGTGGGCTACGTGGACGATCAGCAGATCGTGCGCTTCGCCAGCTGCGGCGCGGGTCCGAGGATGGAGCCGCAGTCGACGTGGATGAAGCAGAAGCAGGAGGACCCAGAGTACTGGGAGTGGAACACGCGGAACTTGAGGGCGGAGGCACAGGTTTTCCGAGTGGGCCTGGAGAACCGTGGGCGGTGA